ATCGTCGAGCAATAACAATTCCTTTTTCCATACCTGATAGACCTCTCCCGAGACAATTTCTCCTACTTTTTCCTTATACTTATTGTAGAGGTTGTCCTTTTCCAGTTCCAATATCTTGGATGCCAGCGTCTGCCTGAGATTCAGGATGGTGCGGCGGCCAAAATGATCGAGTGATACCTCGTCAGTAACCTCTTCTCCCACCTCAAAATCCTCGTCGATCTTCCGGGCTTCCGACAGGCTAATTTCTAAATTGGGATCCTCCAGTTCATCGTCTTCCACAACCACCCTGTTACGCCATATTTCCAAGTCGCCTTTGTCGGGGTTAATGATGATATCATAGTTTTCATCCGTACCGTTGTTTTTGGAAATAACATTGCGGAACGATTCTTCAAGCACGCTGATGAGTGTGGCTTTATCGATATTCTTCAGCTCGTTGAATTCGGAAAATGTATCGATGAGACTGATGGTTTCTTTCTTCTTACCCATATATTATTTAAATCGTATAAGATATTTTGTATGTTTTACTTCATCAAACGCAAAGCGGATATCTTCTTCCACTTCAATTTTACGTTTGGCACCTTCGGGCTTTACTTTCTTTGTAATAGAGACGGTAAAACCGTTATCATCAGACGATTTCAACGTTCCTGTAATTTTCTGGCCGTTCCTGCAGAGTACTTCTACTTCCTTGCCTTCATATTTTTTGTATTGGCGCAATATTTTAAAGGGAGAAGAGAGCCCGGCAGATGTAACTGTCAACTCGAAATCTTCCGTGTCACGGTCGAGTTTCGACTCCAGATAACGGCTCAGTGTTACACAATCGTCAATATCCACCCCATGATCGTTATCTATTTCCACGGTAATCGTATTATCAGCACTAACCGAAACATCCGTCAAGTAGTTTGGCGAACCGTCCAGATATTGTTCCGTGAAATCGACAATCAGTTTCTTTTCGATCATATTATTTATCCGCAAGGGAGTACGATGAGCACGAGTTTACAGACAAGAATGTGATTAATATATCTTACATCTTGATTTTTGGCTCTTGACTCTAATTTTTATGAACAAAAAAGGAAGCGGTGTGTCCTGCTTCCCTCCTCCTTTACGAGTGCAAAGATATTATTTTCAAACGGATTCACAAAATCTTTGCCACTTTTTTTGTGTTATTCCGGCTTCTGTTTGATATCACCGTGTGTAATATTATCGAAATATAGTGAAAGGTGAGGGCAATCTTGGATGCTTGCATACGAAGATTGCCGAACCGCATCCTATATTCTACAAAAATAATGTGTAATTTTGTCTCCTGAAAAAAAAGTGTACATCCTGAACGAATTAGAAGATGTATGCTGCTAAACGGATTGAAAGTATGGAGAGAGCAGATATTGATAAGATCGTATACGACAAAAGTGTGATCGATTTTGTCACGATTGCTGTAGAGGTATGTGTCTTTTTAGAAAAGAATGAGCCTCTCCCGCGCGAAGAGTGGGTGGACAGGCTATTGAAAATGCTTCCCCTTTTGTATGTGAAAGCACTTTTGTTACCCGGGACAGTATCTACGGAGGAAGAAGTTCCTGCCACTTTTGTACGTGAAGAAGATTATTCCCGCGTAGCGAACATGGTGTCGGAAGTGATGGGGGAGGAAGATGTTTATCTCGATGTGTTTGTAGAGGATATGAAGTATAGTGATACGCCCGTATCTACATTCATTTCGGAAAATATTGCAGATATTTATCAGGATATCAGGAATTTTGTGTCTGTGTACCAGTTTGGTCTGACTGGACAGATGAATGATGCGCTATATCAATGTAGTGAGAATTTCCGTCTCTATTGGGGGCAAAAATTGGTGAACGTGCTGCGTCCGCTGCACACGTTGAAATGTCTGTCTCTGGAAAATGAGAATGATGAGGCGGATTTATCGGAGGACGAATTGTGGGGTTGACGATTTCAAAAGAGCAGGTGGCGGAGTTGCCTTTAGAGACCTTTAGGGGAGATGTAGTGGTTGTTGACCATGTTGAGGAAGTACAGGACGCATGTAATTTTCTTTCTTCACAGAGTGCGCTCGGTTTCGATACGGAGACCAAACCTGCATTCAAACGGGGACAAGTGAATAAAGTAGCGCTAATGCAACTCTCCACGGAAGAGGTGTGTTTCCTGTTCCGTTTGAATAAGATCGGTTATCCCGACGAACTGGAGGCGATCATGAGTGATCCGGGAATCAAAAAGATAGGTCTTTCGTTACGTGACGATTTTGCTGCAATCAGGAAACGTTCCGTACGAAAGCCGGAGAATTTTATCGACTTACAAGGTTTCGTGGATCAATACGGGATAGAGGACAATAGCCTGCAAAAGATCTATGCTATCCTCTTCGGTAAAAAAATATCCAAAAATCAACGTGTTTCGAACTGGGAAGCAGAAACGTTAACCCCTGCCCAGCAATCCTATGCTGCGATCGATGCCTGGGCTTGCCTTCGCATTTATAACCATTTAACCCGAACAGGGAAATGAAACGACTATTAGTCTAAAACGTTTCATACACCGAAACAAAAAAGTAAAATAATAGTATGAGTTCTTACAAAGAGATTGTATTACGTTCCGGAAAGGAGGCGTCGCTGCAGCGATTTCACCCGTGGGTTTTTTCAGGTGCCATCGCCCGAAAGCCTGAAGACCTGGTTGAAGGAGAGACGGTACGGGTGTTGGCTGCCGATGGTACTTTTTTGGGAGTGGGACATTTCCAGATCGGCAGTATTGCGGTACGCATTATGTCTTTCGTGGATGAGCCCATAGATGCAGCATTCTATAAAAAAAGTCTT
This window of the Proteiniphilum saccharofermentans genome carries:
- the rimP gene encoding ribosome assembly cofactor RimP — encoded protein: MIEKKLIVDFTEQYLDGSPNYLTDVSVSADNTITVEIDNDHGVDIDDCVTLSRYLESKLDRDTEDFELTVTSAGLSSPFKILRQYKKYEGKEVEVLCRNGQKITGTLKSSDDNGFTVSITKKVKPEGAKRKIEVEEDIRFAFDEVKHTKYLIRFK
- a CDS encoding DUF5063 domain-containing protein — encoded protein: MERADIDKIVYDKSVIDFVTIAVEVCVFLEKNEPLPREEWVDRLLKMLPLLYVKALLLPGTVSTEEEVPATFVREEDYSRVANMVSEVMGEEDVYLDVFVEDMKYSDTPVSTFISENIADIYQDIRNFVSVYQFGLTGQMNDALYQCSENFRLYWGQKLVNVLRPLHTLKCLSLENENDEADLSEDELWG
- a CDS encoding 3'-5' exonuclease — encoded protein: MGLTISKEQVAELPLETFRGDVVVVDHVEEVQDACNFLSSQSALGFDTETKPAFKRGQVNKVALMQLSTEEVCFLFRLNKIGYPDELEAIMSDPGIKKIGLSLRDDFAAIRKRSVRKPENFIDLQGFVDQYGIEDNSLQKIYAILFGKKISKNQRVSNWEAETLTPAQQSYAAIDAWACLRIYNHLTRTGK